The sequence gggaggacTACCCTTGAATCTTGGGGATACAGGCCATGGGATCCAGTGTTTGGCCAGAAGCTGCATTACAGCAAAACAGCTGTGTGTAGTGCACTAACTTCTTGTTGCTGCCCAGGTGGTGGTTTTAGGAGATAAGAATTAAGACCCAGAGGGAAGGATTGGCGCTGGTGACCTTCACCCTCCTCACTCACTCCTCAGCTGAGCTGGTAAGAAgagagaggaggcagcaggaagaggaagtggagaAGAGCCAGAATTGCCACCCCATAGGCTGGAAAGACATCACAAAAGAAAGGGAGTGACACCATGGAAGGATTGGAGTAAAGACAGAGGAACTAATTACCATTAGCAGAAAGATGGAACAAGTGGATTCACCACAGTGAGGGATACGGAAGGAAGAGGCATGCCTCGAAGACTCCAGAGTGGAGCGCAGGACTACTGGCCTCCTCCCAATCACAATGGAAGGGGTGCTGGCAAACATGAATTCCTGAAGGTGACAACACAGATGGGGAAGCCAAGGGTAGCTGGAGGTAGCCTTTTGTGAGACCTGGTGGTTGGTTTGGAGGAGCATACACATGTTAGACTGCTTCACTGAAACAAGCCCAAAATCTTCAGCAAATAATGCTATAAAGCTCACTATGGGGGAACATATATTTGTACATAAATAGTGTGTGTTGGCATTTTCCCCAGTTAATAAGTGTTATCTGTCTTTTTAGAAAAtgagctcttcaggacagagaaCATGTATATATCAGTGTATAGAGTACCTAGCACAGCTGGTGCTATCCTTAGTGGGACTTCTGGGTGCTCCCGTTTTATCAATAATGTGCAGTGATAATGATGAGTGTTTAGAGTGTCTCCCATAACTGGATTTCTATGTAATTTCACAATGTTGAGGGTGTGATTCATATCTTTCTGTATGGTGATGGTATCACTGCAGATCCATGTCATGATGCAATATATAggaaagaaaatgtatattttgggTCATGTAATAGAGGGAATCTTTAGAGACAGCTTCAAATGCCCCACACCTAACACACCATATTGCACCACCACCCGTCTAACAGCTCCTAATTACCTGCCTTATTTCAATAATGGTTTCTGAAAACATTGCCAGCTATTGACATCTACAAGCAGAATACAGAAGAAGGATAGGTCTGTTCAGGAAGGCTGGGCTGCCTGGATGGGAGGAAACTCAGTGAGTCCAGCTGAGTTGATGGGTGGGAGAATGTTGGCAGTGGATGTTGCCTGGCTGAAGAGTAAGGCCAGAACAAAAATGTATTGTAGGGTGTCATAGAGCTCTCAGTGGACCAGGTAGTCTAGTGGTTAGTACACCCATATTGCCTCTCAGCAGGAAGGCCTTTCAGTCCAGTTCCTCACCAAAGGATGGGTTTAGCTTCACCTTCGGTTTGCAGCATCTTTGCCCTCTTTGTATCAGAGGGGGGTGAGACTGGAATGTGCTTATGCTCCCATGCAGCAGGGGCAGCTggcaggggagcctgggccctccgACCCCACTGGGCTGCGACCCAGAGCCCTGTGACAGTCAGCAGTCTCGGGCACCCTGGAGTGCTCTCAGAGTTACCCTCCCTGGGGCACTTCCTaccatctctctctcctcacagCTCCAAGTCCCATATTGATAACAAAAAAACAGTCAACTAAACCTTCAGCCCTAACCGAGCTCAGCATGCAGCCCTCTTCCAACAGGGATGCTTCTTAGGCACCCTTGTCCAGAAGACCTCAGGGTAAGTCTGTCTTCTTCCCCTTCTGAGTGAGTTGCTCCCTTTTAAGCTTTtgctccagctggagcatgctctgcaggtctGGAGAGGTGAGGCTACCTGGGCCCAGTACTGTCCTTTAACCTCTTcgggcccagtgtggggtttgtacaccgtATCACACAGGGTAGCTGAAAGTCTAGAAATGTCAGTGTACTTGGGTGCTGGTTGCCCTTAATCCTGATCCTAGTGTCATAATGTTCTAATATCACCTTGTGACGATTTCAGTTTGATATTGCTCCAAATTCCTTTTTAATGCAGTGTTGGGGAGTCACAGTATTCATGCATGCTGTAGATTACAAGGCAGGGGCACAATGTGATCTTTGCTTGTCAAAGCAGGGGGATTTATTTGTTTGGGAGATGCAGTCTGGGTCTTACAGATTTTAGAAGTGGGGTGAATGATGAGCCTCCTTTCTTCAGTCCCTCTGATGCATTCTCCCCCTGGGACTTCTGCTGCTTTCAACTCTTCCAACTTCTTCCTTTCAAAAACCACGTACTGCATTGCTGCTGCTCACAGTTCTGATGCTTTAATCACCCCGGGATGCCACTTGCATTTGTACTGTCTGTAAGTCCTTACAACCAGCTCTTTAGAGGTAGACAAAAGACAAGTAAAAGCTAGGGCTAAGTGTTCAATTTGTGCTCACTTTCATTCACTGGCAGGCCCCAATCATGCATTGGAATACGCTAGGGTAgaccctgagcagcagcagcaatcccATTAAACTCAATTCAATTCCTCTGAAACTAAACTGGCCTGCAGTAAAGGAAGCTGCAGCCACTCCCTGCTTGCAAAGGCAGGTGAGCAGCTGGTCCAAATTTATATAGATTGGAAGTGCATAAAGGACAGAATAAATACTCATCTGGTCACTGCTCCCATATGTTTCCAAACAGAGCAGCGAAGTGCTTACCTGGAGTCAGAACCTGCATTCTTTGCTCACCCAGTGAAGTCATTGGCAGATGCCCAAGAAATATAGCATCAGGTCTATgggaagccaaaaaacaaaatggggataaaatgATTGGTGCCCTattctgccatctttactcaTGTTAAGTGGTACCTTACTCTTTGCAAAGTCCCAATGAAATAAATGGGGCTGTCTAAAGGAGTAGTGTACTACCTAATGCAAAGGAAACAGAAACAGGCCATGAGCAAACAGCGGTGTTCGGACAACAAAGCCCAGAATGTACTACAATCCTCTATCTCTTGCTGCGTGTTGTCCTATGGACTAAGTCTCTGCAAGGCCTGCATAGTTATGGATTTTACTACTCACATCATTTTTCATTTAAGTTGCCAATTCCACTACCAATCAGATACCCTAACAGGACAATAACTATTTCATTACTTCTGAGATACTTTTTCCAGGTGGGGTAGGGaagaggggggaaagggaggggttcaGCAGTGGGGTAGTAGTTAAACTTGAAAACACAATACATTCTAGATTAATTTCTATGAATACTGCTCCTCCTGATTTTCCCAtcactttctttttccttttttgtgtaatttaaaataaacaaacaattaaaaaagcCATCCATTTGGATTTGTAGCAACCACCTAAACCAGAATTCAGCAGCACTTTTGCTCAAAACATTGATTTTATTGTCAGAGTTCAATCAGGTCATCATCACTACAGGGGAAATGGATTGCTAATGGATAAATGATAATTACAAGGGAAAGGCAAATGGAAATGTCTCCAATTGATAATTCAGCCATCTTTTCCCcctcattatttattttactatcCATATAAACATACAATAGCGTTTCAGTGGCTCTGTGGTTTGATCAGCAAAAACAATCTTTCTGTTGTCACATGTTTATTCAGGGATCACTTCATTTCATTAAAATTCCATAGAATTTCAAAGGACAAAAGGATTAGTCCCCACCATATAAATCCCCAGTAATCTAATGTGGTGCATAAAAAAAGGGAACACCCCCGTAGTCCTACATGAACTACATGAAACTACATGAAATGTAGCAATGGTTTAAATGGAGATCAGCCACTGAAAACAACAGGTTGAGATTTTCAATGCAGtctaggtcctgatcctgcatctGAATCAGGGATCTGCCTGGACAGACTGTAGCCTAGGGGATTTAAACACCCCTCTTTATTTATAGCAATAGAAGAACTGTGTCTAAATCCCATAGCTCTGctgtgaaaatctcagccaaagaacatgggtaacattttcaaaagtggctaagtCCCAATCAGAGTCAGTCAATCTGATTTATGCTCCAAAGTGTtcatgttaaattttcaaaatgagacttaggctcccaagtcacataggcacttttgaacagTTTACCCTAGGTTGATTTCATACTCATTCTAGTTAAATACATTGATTATAATTCTTACTCAAGTTATTCCAAATAATTATAAATCATATATAATTGTCAaccaaacatttaaataaattaatctatGGCTCATATTTATCAGGACATTACAAGGTGGTTAAACACTACCCCCTCCTATCAAGAGTTGGAAAATACTAGTactctaaaatatcttttttgatacCAACAGTACAATGAGTTGACATTACAGTTCCAGTTCCAAGCCCTTTTTGTATGATCTttagagaaataaaacaaacacatataTAAAGATAACCAATGTTCCCCTTGCCTTCTCCCctccacaaaaacaaacaaacgaaaaaaaaaacccagattgccccctcctgctctgggCCATTGTCCCTAAAAAACCCAAGACAATACAATTATTAAAATGGCAGATTGAAATAATCTGTTAATGGAAATTAGCTTTTGTGTTTGTATGTTATTTATTAATGGATGGGATGAGATTGACAGTGGCTAGAAGTTCATTATAACTGGCAGTACTTTGGCCTTTTGGAGGCTATcatgttttaaacatttctttagtAGCATGATCCTCATATTATGCATGGATACCTCTGGTTTATTGGCATTTGAGAAGAGTTCATTCCTATCAACAGAGcttttgtacattttaattcACTCCCTCAAATACTAAGGTGACCATATGTCCCTAGGAGTACACAGAATGCATTaccttctttctttttcccccagtACACGTTAACATTTTAAGAATGGCTTGGAAATTAAAACCAAGGGGTGACAAAAACAGATCTCTTGTTTCAAAGTATAATTTATCTCCTTTATATGTCTGTTACGCCTAGTAGGTTGGACTCTCCTGGATGAGAACCAGGGCTTTGTTACAGTAAACTGGTCCAGTGTGATAtcacaaatataaaaaatattccaTTCTGTATCAAAACTAGGCACATGCCTTTTATTTATATGAAGAGAAGATCAACAGAACAGGACATTTGTGCCCTAAGCTATGTCTCTCTGGTCTTCTACATGAGAACAAAAGTATCTTGTGTTGTCTCATCAGTAACTACAGAGGTCTAATTTTAGGTTTGACTGTAGTCAAGGGGAGGAGTGACATCACACTTGGGTCAGTCTCGGTGGATATCTCAAAGCACAACCTCTCAATCATATTGCTTTAAAATGGACAcagtatatatgtatattaaaaaaagataagCTCAGTTTCTTTGTGGTGTTGAACCAACTATAAGGTATGATGCAAGGCTTTAACAAATGAGATCTATAGATACAAATTTCACTGTAGAGTATGTTTTAGACAAATGTGTCTTTTTTAATATGTAAATCCTACActgtaggttttttttcctttctttttcttttttgtagtggTAGAAAATGTTGAACAACTGTCCATGAACATGAGCCAACCGTTCATTACTGAGATCCCCAGAATGCCAATATTTGCAATGCAAACAATTAGTACCATTTACCAACTATTTGAAAGGCCCTGACACACATGCCTCAAGGTTAGGAGGCTCTACTGTACAACCCCAAATAGTCTTTCCATTTCCACATAACCATTTGACACAGTGACAGCTGCATTAAGCTGCCTCTGCCTAGCAATTCCACATGCCAGGCATGTTTAATTGGTTATAATGCCACAGAAAAAGCACTGCTAGCAGTATACCATCAAATCATTTTCATATTGAACCTCCGTGGTCCAGCAACCTCCCCTTCAACTACAGCACCATTGTTTTTGCGGGGAACATACTCAAGGTCAATGCTGGTTTTGTGCTTGCCTTTCCCTCGGCTCCACACAAAAAGAAgtaggaaacaaaataaaacaactcCAAGGAATGTGAAACAGCCCATGGCTGTGGACACCAGTATTGTCTTAAGGTCCAGAGAGAAGGTGTTCACATTGGTTCCATTGGAACTGGTGTCATTGGAGTCTGTCATATACATAGGGGTCCTATTGGCGTAAAGGAAACGGTCCGAAGTGAATCCTTTTACCGTAAGGGAGGCTGAGTATGTGTCATTCCCAGCTGCATTACTTGCAATACAAATGTAGATCCCAGTGTCTTGATCTTGAGCAAATCGGATCTCCAGCATGCCATCTCCCAGCACCGTGGCTCTTCCATTTGATTTAGTTGTGATCAGCCTCCGTCGTGGCGTCACCCAGGAGATGGTGGGTTGAGGGTCCCCATCGGCATTGCACATCAGCTGCACTGTCTGTCCTTCCTCCACTACCAGGTACTGCAGTTTCTTGTCTCGTATCTTGGGCTTCTTGCAGGTGAAGTAAAAGGAAAGGGCGGTGCTGTGAAAGTCGTTGAACAGCTTCTCTCTGACGCTGTCTGGGCCGGCACACATGGGCTGCTGACTACCAAACTGTAAGGTAGGCTGCCTTTGTAATAGCCAAAGGAGGCGGCAATCACAAGCCAGGGGGTTATTGTTAATGCAGAGGATCTCAAGAGTTTGGGGAGAATGGAATACATTCTCTTCTAGCGTTTCTAACAGGTTTTGGGACACATTAAGTACACGCAAGAACCGGAGCCCTTGGAAAGCATGTGGTTCAATGGTACGTAACTGGGCCCCCACCATGTGCAATTCCTGCAGACGCACTAAGTCTGCAAACATGCCTGCCTCAATGGTGCTTATGGGGTTGAAGGAGAGGTTTAGGTGTGTCAGGTAAACCAGGTGTTTAAGAGCAGAATAAGGTATTGCAGACAGGTTGGTGTTGGTGACTGAGAGAGAAGTGAGGTTGAGACCATACAGGCTATTCACAGGCATCATGTCCAGTAAAGGCCAATAGTTGATCTCCAAGTCTTTTAGGCGAAACAATCTCTTAAAGGCATACACAGGCAAAAGGTTAATGTTGAGATGTCTCAAATGCAGACTGATGAGGTTGTGAAGGTGGGAAAGGGCTTCTGTTGGTACAGCTGTTAGGTTGCATTTCTCCAGGgtgagctgctccaggctaagCAGTCCACTGAAGGCCCTATGGGATATATAAACCAAATCATTGTCCCCAACCTCAAGGGACTTTAGGTTATGTAGATCCTGAAACATGTAGTCCAGCAAAATGACAATCTTGTTTTCACTTATATCAAGCTTGGTTAAGTTTGACAACCCTGTGAATACCCCTAGCGGGACTAGCTTCAGACGGTTTCCTTTCAGTCTCAGAGAGCGCAAGTTGAAAAGATTGTTAAAGGCTCCAGGCTCTACATTGGCAACAATATTGTCACTGAGGTCTATCTCTTCGAGCAGCGGGTAGGATGTGAATTCCTCAGGGTTGACGCTCTTCAGCCGGTTCTTGCTTAGATCTAGGATTTTGGTCTCGATGGGGATACCCTCAGGGATGGAAATCAGGCGCCTCCTGTGACAGCTAACAGACTTGTtctgtgctgagcactcacagcggGCTGGGCAGCCTATGGTGGACCCCATGAAAACGAGCAGCACAGCCAGACCTAGGAATGGCTGCCAGCATGATATGGCCGTGTGAAGCATGACTCCACCGATGTTGTTTACTCCTCGGTCACGAACCTGGCGGAAAAGTGAAGAAAAGGGGGAGAAGTTAAGTTAGTAGCTAAATACTGTTTTAACCAGATTTCTGGCATCCATTTCAGAGCAGTCTCAGATTTCCATTCAAAACCACAACAAAAGCCATAGCAaatggagacaaaaagaaaacatatttccatTACAAGTCAAGGGACATGTCTAAGAATCCGTTCATTTAGCATTCTGCCCCCAGATTTCAGATACATCATGTAACAGTTTTTCCTACTGGATGCAGTGACTGCGATATTATTTTCCCATTTGAGTCTCTGCATGACAGTGCTGCTGCTAAATCAGACACTCTATGCTAACAGGTCTAGCAATAAAGTGAATCACGCTTACAAAATGTATGCAGCACTGGGACTCAGTGATGTGATATTAAAACTTTTATCTTTCCTGTTTCAATATTTTAACTGTGAACCTTAAGTTGCATTCACTTCATTTTGAATAGGAAAGAGTTTCCTAACAAGAGAAGGATTAGCATTTATTGTATACATTATAGTGATATACAGATAGATATTATTgatacacacactatatatatatatggatgaTGGAGCTGGtgcatataaacacacacacacacacacacatctatatgGAACTGATGCACGATAGACCAATAGATAAATAATAGAACTGGTGAATCTCTGATTAGCACTTCAATTAAGAACAAATCAATTCTTGCTGAAACTTTGCTTTAGCTTCACAAaggggttttatttatttctcgGCCCCTTTGAGATGACAGCTATTGCAAAGGGCATTGTTTACAAAGTACCTTTTTCATTCTTAAATATGTAAGTTAATTGTGATGGggagagaggagcagcagcaaaaaaaaataaaaataaaaaaagaaagaagatttgttttgttttaaataacacACATTCCAGATAGGGACAATAGATTGCTTGGCAGCCATATTGTCTATTAGATTTATTTACTCCCACATGCAGATTAAAATTAAGGGTAGCTTAACAAAGGATGCCTTCTATTACATGTAA is a genomic window of Dermochelys coriacea isolate rDerCor1 chromosome 5, rDerCor1.pri.v4, whole genome shotgun sequence containing:
- the LINGO2 gene encoding leucine-rich repeat and immunoglobulin-like domain-containing nogo receptor-interacting protein 2, which translates into the protein MLHTAISCWQPFLGLAVLLVFMGSTIGCPARCECSAQNKSVSCHRRRLISIPEGIPIETKILDLSKNRLKSVNPEEFTSYPLLEEIDLSDNIVANVEPGAFNNLFNLRSLRLKGNRLKLVPLGVFTGLSNLTKLDISENKIVILLDYMFQDLHNLKSLEVGDNDLVYISHRAFSGLLSLEQLTLEKCNLTAVPTEALSHLHNLISLHLRHLNINLLPVYAFKRLFRLKDLEINYWPLLDMMPVNSLYGLNLTSLSVTNTNLSAIPYSALKHLVYLTHLNLSFNPISTIEAGMFADLVRLQELHMVGAQLRTIEPHAFQGLRFLRVLNVSQNLLETLEENVFHSPQTLEILCINNNPLACDCRLLWLLQRQPTLQFGSQQPMCAGPDSVREKLFNDFHSTALSFYFTCKKPKIRDKKLQYLVVEEGQTVQLMCNADGDPQPTISWVTPRRRLITTKSNGRATVLGDGMLEIRFAQDQDTGIYICIASNAAGNDTYSASLTVKGFTSDRFLYANRTPMYMTDSNDTSSNGTNVNTFSLDLKTILVSTAMGCFTFLGVVLFCFLLLFVWSRGKGKHKTSIDLEYVPRKNNGAVVEGEVAGPRRFNMKMI